A region from the Trachemys scripta elegans isolate TJP31775 chromosome 22, CAS_Tse_1.0, whole genome shotgun sequence genome encodes:
- the NDUFA13 gene encoding NADH dehydrogenase [ubiquinone] 1 alpha subcomplex subunit 13 — MAAVKVKQDMPPPGGYGPIDYKRHLPRRGLSGYSLFAIGIGSLLLGYYNLVKWNRERRRLLIEDLETRIALFPLLQAESDRRTLRLLRENLEEEAKIMKDVPGWKVGESVFHTDRWVPPTTDELYYLKPTNELDNEKFGLQWYV; from the exons ATGGCGGCGGTGAAGGTGAAGCAGGACATGCCCCCCCCGGGGGGCTACGGGCCCATCGACTACAAGCGGCACCTGCCCCGCCGGGGGCTCTCGG GTTATAGCTTGTTTGCCATCGGCATTGGCAGCCTGCTCCTGGGTTACTACAACCTGGTCAAGTGGAACAGAGAGAGGAG GCGCCTGCTGATTGAGGACCTGGAAACCCGTATCGCTTTGTTTCCCCTTTTGCAAGCAGAGTCAGATCGAAG gACCCTGCGGCTCTTACGGGAGAATCTTGAGGAGGAGGCCAAAATCATGAAAGATGTTCCTGGGTGGAAG GTGGGGGAGTCCGTATTCCACACTGACCGCTGGGTTCCTCCGACAACAGATGAGCTCTATTACCTCAAGCCTACGAATGAGCTGGACAACGAGAAGTTTGGCTTGCAGTGGTATGTCTGA